One Rhizobiales bacterium GAS188 DNA window includes the following coding sequences:
- a CDS encoding molybdate transport system regulatory protein, giving the protein MSTRVTLRLDFDGDRRLGPGKVALLEAIRRHGSIAAAGREFGMAYRRAWLLTDELNRMFSQPLVQTRGGGRDGGGAELTDLGAEIVTRYRRAEAKIERSAAAEIKGIEQLLAPSQQV; this is encoded by the coding sequence ATGTCGACCCGCGTCACCCTCCGTCTCGACTTCGATGGCGATCGACGGCTCGGCCCCGGCAAGGTCGCGCTGCTTGAAGCCATCAGGCGTCACGGTTCGATAGCGGCCGCCGGCCGGGAGTTCGGCATGGCGTATCGCCGCGCCTGGCTCCTCACCGACGAACTCAACCGCATGTTCTCGCAGCCGCTGGTGCAGACGAGGGGCGGCGGCCGGGACGGCGGCGGCGCCGAGCTCACGGATTTAGGTGCCGAGATCGTGACCCGCTACCGGAGAGCCGAGGCCAAGATCGAGCGCAGTGCCGCGGCGGAAATCAAAGGTATCGAGCAGCTTCTGGCGCCGTCCCAACAGGTTTGA